The following coding sequences lie in one Girardinichthys multiradiatus isolate DD_20200921_A chromosome 13, DD_fGirMul_XY1, whole genome shotgun sequence genomic window:
- the eif3i gene encoding eukaryotic translation initiation factor 3 subunit I, with product MKPILLQGHERSITQIKYNREGDLLFSVAKDTVTNVWYSVNGERLGTYNGHTGAVWCVDCDWDTKNVLTGSADNSCRLWDCETGKQLALLNTNSAVRTCGFDFSGNIIMFSTDKQMGYQCFLNFFDLRDPQQIDDNNPYVSIPCSEHKITSAVWGPLGEFVIAGHENGEINQFSAKSGDILKKAKEHTRQINDIQSSVDLTMVITASKDNTSKLFDSNSLDHIKTFRTERPVNSAAISPTMDHVVMGGGQEAMEVTTTSTRIGKFEARFFHATYEEEFGRVKGHFGPINCVAFHPDGKSYSSGGEDGYVRIHYFDPQYFDFELEA from the exons ATG AAACCCATTCTACTGCAGGGCCATGAGAGGTCCATCACTCAGATTAAGTACAACAGAGAGGGAGACCTGCTGTTCTCTGTAGCCAAGGACACG GTAACCAACGTTTGGTACTCTGTGAACGGAGAGAGGCTCGGTACCTATAATGGACACACCGGAGCTGTGTGGTGTGTTGACTGCGACT GGGACACCAAGAATGTGTTGACAGGATCAGCAGACAACAGCTGTCGACTGTGGGACTGTGAGACCG GTAAACAGTTGGCTCTGCTCAACACCAACTCTGCTGTCAGGACATGTGGCTTCGACTTCAGCGGCAACATCATTATGTTTTCCACAGACAAGCAGATGGGTTACCAATGCTTCCTGAACTTCTTTGACCTGAGAGATCCACAGCAGATAG ATGACAACAATCCCTACGTGTCCATACCCTGCAGTGAGCATAAGATAACCAGTGCTGTGTGGGGACCTCTGGGGGAGTTTGTCATCGCAGGCCATGAGAATGGAGAGATCAACCAGTTCAGTGCGAAG TCTGGGGATATTCTGAAGAAGGCTAAGGAGCACACCAGGCAGATCAATGACATCCAGTCATCTGTCGATCTCACTATGGTGATCACTGCCTCCAAGGATAACACTTCTAAA CTGTTTGACTCCAATTCTCTGGatcacataaaaacatttaggaCAGAGAGGCCTGTAAACTCCGCTGCCATCTCTCCTACAATGGACCAT GTGGTGATGGGAGGTGGGCAAGAAGCTATGGAGGTCACCACTACCTCCACCAGGATCGGCAAGTTTGAGGCGAG GTTCTTCCATGCTACCTATGAGGAGGAGTTTGGCAGAGTCAAAGGTCATTTTGGCCCCATCAATTGTGTGGCATTCCATCCCGATGGCAAGAG TTACAGCAGTGGAGGAGAAGACGGATATGTACGAATTCATTACTTTGACCCACAGTACTTCGACTTTGAACTGGAGGCGTAA
- the marcksl1b gene encoding MARCKS-related protein 1-B, translating into MGSQSSKGEVAAEANAAAADAAAVKTNGQENGHVKTNGDVSTKPDGDAAASNGSAEAAKEPEAGEEGDAIEPAPAADGEAAKPQGEAAAKETPKKKKKKFSLKKSFNIKLNLKKSKKSEAVKEETGAAAAATSEEKPAENGAAAPAEEKKEEEVKEEAPAAAEAPKAEEGAAKEEAPKEEAKEAAAPAPEVTKPTEESNSTPAPSEKKE; encoded by the exons ATGGGGTCCCAGTCATCCAAGGGAGAGGTAGCCGCGGAGGCGAACGCTGCTGCCGCTGATGCTGCAGCTGTCAAAACCAACGGACAG GAGAATGGACATGTGAAAACCAATGGTGATGTCTCCACAAAGCCTGATGGAGATGCTGCTGCCAGCAACGGCTCAGCTGAGGCAGCCAAGGAGCCCGAAGCTGGGGAGGAAGGCGACGCCATCGAGCCTGCACCTGCTGCGGACGGGGAGGCCGCCAAACCTCAGGGCGAGGCTGCTGCCAAGGAGACCcccaagaaaaagaagaagaagttcTCCCTGAAGAAGTCCTTTAACATCAAGCTGAACCTGAAGAAGAGCAAGAAGAGTGAGGCTGTGAAGGAGGAGACTGGCGCTGCTGCAGCCGCCACCTCTGAGGAGAAGCCTGCTGAAAACggagctgctgctcctgcagaggagaagaaggaggaggaggtgaagGAGGAGGCTCCGGCTGCAGCCGAGGCTCCGAAGGCAGAGGAAGGGGCAGCTAAAGAGGAGGCACCCAAGGAGGAGGCCAAGGAGGCAGCTGCTCCAGCCCCCGAGGTCACCAAACCGACAGAGGAGAGCAACTCCACCCCCGCTCCCTCTGAAAAGAAAGAGTGA
- the hdac1 gene encoding histone deacetylase 1 → MALSQGTKKKVCYYYDGDVGNYYYGQGHPMKPHRIRMTHNLLLNYGLYRKMEIYRPHKASGEEMTKYHSDDYIKFLRSIRPDNMSEYSKQMQRFNVGEDCPVFDGLFEFCQLSTGGSVAGAVKLNKQQTDIAINWAGGLHHAKKSEASGFCYVNDIVLAILELLKYHQRVLYIDIDIHHGDGVEEAFYTTDRVMTVSFHKYGEYFPGTGDLRDIGAGKGKYYAVNYPLRDGIDDESYEAIFKPIMAKVMEMYQPSAVVLQCGADSLSGDRLGCFNLTIKGHAKCVEYIKGFNLPLLMLGGGGYTIRNVARCWTFETAVALDSSIPNELPYNDYFEYFGPDFKLHISPSNMTNQNTNEYLEKIKQRLFENLRMLPHAPGVQMQAIPEDAPHADSGDEDEEDPDKRISIRAHDKRIACEEEFSDSEDEAEGQGGGRRNAANHKKAKRVKKEEEKEGEEKKEVKEEEKEEEKMDTSGPKEEIKTT, encoded by the exons ATGGCGCTGTCTCaaggaacaaagaaaaaagtttgCTATTATTATGACG GCGACGTGGGGAACTATTACTATGGCCAAGGTCATCCCATGAAACCCCACAGGATTCGCATGACACACAACCTCCTCCTCAACTATGGACTGTACAGGAAAATGGAGATCTAT AGACCACACAAAGCCAGTGGTGAAGAGATGACAAAGTACCACAGCGATGACTATATAAAGTTCCTGAGGTCCATCCGCCCCGACAACATGTCTGAGTACAGCAAACAAATGCAGAGAT TCAATGTCGGCGAGGACTGTCCAGTTTTTGATGGTCTATTTGAGTTTTGCCAGCTCTCAACAGGTGGCTCCGTCG CCGGAGCGGTGAAGCTGAACAAGCAGCAGACAGACATCGCCATCAACTGGGCTGGTGGACTCCACCACGCCAAGAAGTCTGAGGCCTCTGGTTTCTGCTACGTCAACGACATCGTCCTGGCCATTCTGGAGCTGCTGAA ATACCACCAGAGGGTGCTGTACATAGACATTGACATCCACCATGGTGATGGAGTAGAAGAGGCCTTCTACACCACAGACAGGGTCATGACCGTTTCTTTCCACAAATACGGGGAGTACTTCCCTGGCACTGGAGATCTGAGG GACATTGGAGCAGGAAAGGGAAAGTACTACGCAGTAAACTACCCTCTAAGAGACGGTATTGATGATGAATCCTATGAAGCCATTTTTAAACCT ATCATGGCTAAAGTGATGGAGATGTACCAGCCAAGTGCTGTGGTTCTGCAGTGTGGAGCAGATTCTCTTTCTGGAGACAGACTGGGCTGCTTCAACCTCACCATCAAAG GCCATGCCAAGTGTGTCGAGTACATAAAAGGCTTCAACCTACCTCTGCTGATGCTGGGCGGAGGTGGCTACACCATCCGCAACGTAGCCCGTTGCTGGACCTTCGAGACGGCCGTGGCCCTGGACTCCTCCATCCCCAACGAGTTGCCCTACAACGATTACTTCGAATACTTTGGGCCTGATTTCAAGCTGCACATCAGCCCATCCAACATGACCAACCAGAACACCAACgagtacctggagaaaatcaaacaacgGCTCTTCGAAAACCTCCGCATGCTGCCTCATGCCCCCGGAGTCCAGATGCAGGCGATCCCCGAGGACGCTCCTCACGCCGACAGCGGAGACGAGGATGAGGAAGACCCCGACAAACGCATCTCCA TCCGTGCCCATGACAAGAGGATAGCCTGTGAGGAGGAGTTTTCAGACTCTGAGGACGAGGCAGAAGGGCAGGGAGGAGGCCGCAGGAATGCAGCCAAccacaaaaaggcaaaaagggtgaagaaggaggaagagaaggaaggagaggaAAAGAAAG AAGTGaaagaggaagagaaagaagaGGAGAAGATGGATACATCTGG aCCAAAAGAGGAGATTAAGACAACTTGA